In Candidatus Zixiibacteriota bacterium, the genomic window TCTGGCAATCCTGTGAACGGATCGGGAGAACTTATCTACAAAACAGGTTTTAAAACCTCAGGGAAGGATCAGTTTCATCCCGATCCGCTCTAATATAATAACTATCCGGATTTAAGATACAAGGGAAGGAGCCCTTAGGCTCCTGCCATCCCCGCCTTAGCGGGGATTTGATGTTGCTATTATTAAATAAACGGAGTATTATTGGATGAGATGGCGGGAACCCATTATCCTGCTAGCGCGGGACAATGGGCCACAAGTCCATATTGGATGGGCAAAAAAACAATGAAAAAATGTAAGAAAAAAACCAAAAAAAGCCGGCCATGCAAGAAACCGGCCATGATTGATTCCGAGTACTGCTATATCCATAGCATAGGAACGTTTAAAGGAGTGCCTTGGTATAAAAATGGTACCTGGCATTTCGTTATAGGTATATTAATAACGTTAGTGATTTTTGCATACAATTACTACACTGGTCCGACAAAGGAGAAACAAGACAAAGCTTTATCGTTATTAAGAAAAATGGAGCGTATTGATAGGATATCATATAGCAGTCTTATTGCAAAATATCCGGAAGGGTATATTCTATTTGCATCGGATCACGTCCGGTTGGTTATTCCAAAAGAAAGCCATTTGAGCTCTGAATTTGAATTCCATTGGGATAAGGCTAAGATACTCGAAATTTCTGCATCAGGAATTAAAATACGATTACCGGATATTAATTATAGGCCATACAATATTAGGGCGTCTAACGTTGTAGTTACTCTAAAGAGATATGCATCTCCAGCGCGTTATTTATATCCTATCGGTATATCTTCATATGGTAAGGTTTATATTGAAATCCTTAGCGACGATGCTGACGGAATAATATATGCGATTGGTTTTATAAAAAAAGTGGGTGGCCCGCCATTTTAGGGTTTGTTGAAAAAGGTATTGGACCGGTGGCCCATCCCAGCTTTGCTGCGGTGGATTCCCGCAAAGAGCATCCACAATTATCCAACCAATCCACCGCAATTTCCGAAATCATCCACCTCTATAGAATGCCCGGTGGCCCACTGCAACTTGTTGCGGTGGGTTCCCGCATGGAGCCTCCACAATTATCCAACCAATCCAACGCTATTTCCGAAATCATCCGCATCATTAGAATGGGAGCGACGAATATTTAAAGCCGGGAGAAGGCTTTTACGAAGTACGAAAAAGGACAAAACGAACCCAATTCGCTGCAAACTTAACTGTTGTTTACCATTACAAGGAATTTTGTAAAATGCAAATGTGGATAACTCTTATAAATTCCAACGTTCGCTGGATTGACAAATTAAACAGGCCCCTGCCTGTCGGAATCACCACCGACTTGATATGACCCAAAACGTTAATCTGAGGAAACAAACCCATTTTTATATCAGAACATAATGTCGAAACCCCCGCGGTTTCGACATTACGACAACTCGATAGTTGTCGCTACGAATTTGAAAGCCGGTGCGGTGCTGAATTGTGACCTGAAAATGTGCATAGTCAAGACAAAGGCGAATGATTTGTGTGCACTTTTGGCCGGAAAATTTCGTCCAATAATTGATAACGGCATATAATAACATAAGATAGCACTATCGGCATACGGCTTGCAAACCGATAATGGTGAAATGTTTTTAATTGATTTGAAAGAGGCAGGCAGCTATCATTTATGTTGGAATACAATAAATATCAGGGAGGTAACGTGATTACAAGGCTGTTTGTTTCAACCTTTCTTGCCCTTCTCGTATCTTCGCTTCTGACTTTGCCGGTGGCGGCGCAGTATAACGATAGCGATGAGTTACCGGCGGTCAGCATTTATACCTGGCAGCCGACAATGCTGGTTGACTGCCCCACGGCCGGAACGCTCCGGCGGGCTTCATTTAACGTAATCATGCGGGCTTACCCCAATGGCGGAATACTGACCGGGACTAATATCGGCCTGTCAAACCGCCTGACGCTGGGAATCAGCTACGGCGCCGAAGGCATCCTGGCCGAATCGCAACCGAATTGGAATCCACGGATTGAATTCAATGTTAAACTGTCGCTGGTTGACGAAGGTTTGGTTTATCCGGCAATCGCGGCCGGGTTCACTTCGCAGGGATTCGGCTCGTTCGATGATGGTTTGCAGAGGTACGCTTTCAAATCAAAAGGATTCTACCTCGTGGGGAGCAAAAATTACCCGGTGCAAACCTGGCAAATGGGCATTCACGGCGGAGTTAATTATTCGATGGAGCAGGATGACAATGACGAGAATATGGATTTCTTTGTCGGGCTCGACACGCGGTTGAACAAGGATGTCGGGATTGTGCTCGAGTATGATTTCGGATTTAACGATGATAAGGATCTGGTTAGTTTCGGAAAAGGCAAAGGATATCTCAATTTTGCACTTCAATGGCTGTACGCCGATAATTTGGTCATGGAGTTTTTGCTGAAGAATTTGAACAACAACCGCAAAGACGCGTCTGATATTTGGCGAGGATTGCGCGTAACGTATGTAGAACATTTTTAGAGGGGAGATAGTTTTTCAGGAGGGTTTATGAGACAGCTTTTGCGCCTCCTTGTGTTCCTCACGGTCGCGGCCGCGATAATCGTCCCGGGATGTTATACGGTTCTCAAACATCCTGAGGATGAAAGCGGTTACACCGCCACACAGGTTTCCGACTGCACCCGCTGCCATGCCGATTATCAGGAATATCCGTACGGATATTATTTTTCTCCCTATCCTGATTTCTGGTGGGAATATGAAAAATACGGATATTACTACGCATATCCATGGTGGTGGGATTTTTACGATTATCCATATATAAATGGCGAGTACGCTGAAACGTCGCGCGGCTCGAAATTCGATAAGCGGGAAGCGCATCCGACTCCGGCGGCTCCTCCCCACGCTTTCGGCGGCGGATATATCTCGACCGACGGATCGGGGATATATTACCCAGGCGGAACGATGGGCGGTCAGCAGATAATTGACGGCACCGGCACCGCGACTTCGCGGCCCACAACAGGATCGGAGACGCGCTCAAAAGACGGTAGCGGCTCGACTGAGAGTAAATCTACTCGCCAATCAAATGAGAGAACGGCTCCTCAGAGCGATCCCAATAAAAAATCAGGCGATGACACCAAGAAATCGGATGACAAGAAAAAAGATACGACTAAGAAAAAATCCCGGAAAGGCAAGCCATGAAAAAGATAATAAGTTTATGCGTTCTGATAATTTTTGCCTCTCCCCTGACAGCACAGGATTTAAGCATATTCGAAGAAGTCACGGCCGGGAATTTCTTTGGATACGGTGCCAAACAGATGGCGATGGGAGGAGCCGGGATTGCCAATACTATCGACGGCTCGGCTTTATATTATAACCCGGCGGCGCTGGCGAGGATACCTCGGATTGAGTTTCAACTGGGTATGTCGCATGAAAACTTTTCCAATGAGACATCGATGAAATCGGGACGGTACGACCCGACCGCGTTTCGTTCTATATTAAATAAGGCGTCAGCGGATATGACCAAAACCCGATTCGGTTCGGTGAATCTGACAATTCCGGTGCCGACTTATCGCGGTTCGATGGTGGTGGCATTTGGCGTTAACCGGGTGATGTCGTTTGACAGAACGGCTCTGTTTCACGTTCGGGACGTCCGCATTGCCGATAATGCTCTCGTGGAAGACAAAGCCGAAGAATTTGAAGACGGCTGTATCTATTTATATTCGGCGGGAGCCGGTATTGATTTGACGCCGCGCCTTTCGGTGGGCGCTTCGCTTAATGTCTATTCCGGTGAGGATAAGTTTACTTATGATTATACCTGGGTCGATGAAACTCTCGGTGAATCAGGCGGATATGTCAATCGATTTGAAGATAGCTATATCGGCGTAACGCTGAAAGGCGGACTGCTGGCGCGTCCAAACAAAAATTTTACATTTGGGCTGGTAGTGGAATCTCCCCTGGAATGGCAGGTCGAGCAAACATATATCGACGAGGACGGTATTCGTGATGTTATCGAATATGATTTATTGCGACCGTTCATAATCGGGTCGGGAATTTCGTATCGAATGAACCAACTGAGATTCACGGGAGAGATAGAATATATAGATTGGTCACAGCTTTCGTATGATGATAATCCAGGCATGGAAATCGAAAACGATAGCCTGAATTTTTATTACCGCGATGTTTTAAATCTGCGGGGCGGTGTTGAATATGAATTACCCAAGCGGGGTTTGGCATTTCGCGCGGGACTGTTTTCACAGCCTCTGGCATACGAAGATGACTTTATCGAAAGCGACCGCAAGGGATTTACACTGGGATTCGGATGGCTAATTGATAAGGTGTTGCTTTTGGAAGCGGCGTATGTGAAGGGTAGTTTTGAGAGAAATTATACTGCTCCGAATGCCTTCTATACGGTGATTGACAACAATACCGCGATTGCTAAAGATGATTTTCAGAGGATTTATTTCACGCTGTCATATAGAAATTAGAGATTGTCTCACCGTGTAGCGACAACCCTCGGGTTGTCGCAATGTCGGAACCGCAGGGATTCCGACATACAAGTATTTTTTTATTAGAACAGTTTCATATTATTCCAGCGATTTATAATATCCACAATAAAATCGCCGACGATTTCTGACATTTTATCGAGGTATTCTTTGGATTGCGCGGCGTCAAAAGTCGGATATCCTTGATTCTCTTCGTATAAAAGAATTGATCCGGGCACAGGATAGATATCGGCTCCGCGTTTCATATGGAAGCCCATATCTTTTGTAAATTCGTCTTTGTTGACCAGAGCTTCATCTATTGCCTGCACACAGGCGGTTTCGTTGTTGCCGGCGTGGCCTCCGGCGTCGCCGAAAATTTCCTGATTCAAATCGCCGGTCAGTTCCCACCAATGAATAGCCGCGATACCGACTTTTCTATCGATATGCTTTTCATAGGCGGCTTCTTTGAGCATGGAATTATTACCGCCGTGTCCGTTGATGAAAATTATATATTTAAAATCATGGTCGGCCAAAGAATCGATAATCTCACCGATAAAATTCTTATATGTTTCCGGTCTGATGGTAAAAGAACCCGGATAGCGGTACAGTGATTTGGTGATGCCGTAATTGAGAGTCGGCGCGATCAGGGCGTTCAATTTTTTGGCCTGGGACATGGCAATCGCTTTGGGAATAAAATTATCGGTACCCAGGGCGGCGGCGCCGTGAGCTTCGACGGTTCCGACCGGAATTAAAACGGTGTTTATTTTTTCAGGGACAAGCGCCTTGACTTGCGACCATGTTAACTTTTGCAATTCGCGTTCCATGTCTACCTCATAAAAAAAGAAGCGGCCTATTAATGACCGCTACCATTAATAATATTTTCCTAAGATAATCGTTCGAGAATACGCTCCAAAACTCTTTCGGTTTCCCGGGCTGTTTCCTC contains:
- a CDS encoding creatininase family protein, whose product is MERELQKLTWSQVKALVPEKINTVLIPVGTVEAHGAAALGTDNFIPKAIAMSQAKKLNALIAPTLNYGITKSLYRYPGSFTIRPETYKNFIGEIIDSLADHDFKYIIFINGHGGNNSMLKEAAYEKHIDRKVGIAAIHWWELTGDLNQEIFGDAGGHAGNNETACVQAIDEALVNKDEFTKDMGFHMKRGADIYPVPGSILLYEENQGYPTFDAAQSKEYLDKMSEIVGDFIVDIINRWNNMKLF